Genomic DNA from Anthonomus grandis grandis chromosome 2, icAntGran1.3, whole genome shotgun sequence:
AACAAAGGAGCcttgataaaaaaacattggctaTTCTAAAAAGACGCGATCCAATCCAGAGCATAACCCGCTCTGGCTTGCCCTATTGCGTCACCCGCCGAGAGTTGCTAGCTATTGTCAAAGCGGTGGAGCACCATTGCAAGTACCTCTTTGGAAGGAAGTTCCTGCTGCGTACTGATCATTCGCTTTATAATGGCTATATTAGAGATGTTTCTAAAGCTTACGGGCGTCCAAATACGGGTGTGCTGTTATACTCCGCAACGTCGTTCTCTGTAGAAAAGCGTGTGTTGTTATTTCTACGAGAGATCCTGTTGCAACCTTATGGCGAAGTGAACATCCACAATCTTTGGGACTATTTCGAAACGAACTGAGCTTAGGGCATTAAACTGCCACTTAGTGTAACGATATTGGCAATACTGTGAATATCAGCTGTCCCTCGCCATTCCGCAATCCTTGTGGTGACACGTGGAAGTTTCGCGAATCTTAGTCTggcgagtatataaggagcggTGGCCGCCAAGAAGCCGTTTCAATTCGACATATAGGCGCGAATTATGAAAGCGATATTAATAGCAGTAAAGAAATACagtgcaaataaatatttatagtagtCTTAAGTGATCGTGTGTacgtgtaaaataaatcagttgaatatttttgtgcatcgagtgTTTTGATTCACATCTAACGGACGGAAAAAATGGGACAATATAAGTACAGTATGTAATTACTTAATGTGTACACACTAAATTCAATAAGATTTTTGACTAATATTGAGTAAATTACCTGCTATAGTATACTTTTCATATTTTGGAACCGGCTTAAAAGTCTCATCCTGGATCGTCCAGGAAACGTTTTTTTCGAGATTGTACACTAGTAGTCTCGGCGCAATAGGATCAGCCACATAAAGCCAAGTTTTCTTACAATTATCCTCCATACTTTCGACTTCTGCGATTGGcgttaaataaaatgattcgtTTTGGTATTGTTCATAGGGCAATTCATATTTGAATATCAGAGTATCCtggaattataaattaaaatatcacaaattgGTGGTGTTTATAAATATTACTGTTTCCAGGTcgaaaactaaaatttgaggAGGACAAAGGACGCCGTCATCTAGTTTGGCGTTATCCATTACCCAAAGTCTGGAACATTCGTCAGCCTATAAAAAGACATAAAAtcgtcaaaaatattaataaatgaggATTACCGCCTTTATTTCAAATTCGATATCAATTCCAACAATCGGTTTATAGGCATCTTCTTACGGTTATTACGTTAATCCAATTTAAAGACAGAATATCACCTAGTGAGTCTTCTGTAAGTTCATATTCTaccaataaaatattcttactttcCCACTTCTACTTCATCGATTTATTTCATTCACTTTCAtgtgaatttaaatattaccgTCTGAAAAATACATAGTGTTTTCTATTAAAGGAAGAGATTTTTTAAGTCGActttaagaagaaaatttcaTATGAACGAATGTCCTATTAATCCGACAAAATTTGGATCGATAAAAGATAAACCAGTATCCTATGGCATAATACTGCCCGATATCCTGGATTTTCTTATCGGTCAGTTGCTTCTCTAATGAGATAATTAACCATAGATCCCACACTTATCTAGTATTAtgatcttagaacattgaaaggctagaattagtaaacaacaactttgtttgagttcaacgtATGCACAAGGGCAAGAGggatgttttgtttacaaatatatttatcgattctctgttgtcaaacttacacacattttcaaaagaggaaattttcagctgttctaagcgcaaaaatagtTTCAGtgtattctaagcgcaaaaataacatcttcatagcaaaaaaataataacattcttattcctaaaaccgcttctaaaaaatttgaaatggcaacactgcaggcaaaagctgatgccatcttgcgaaatgtcatcttgacaaacggctttgtgaagttttgtgttttttctttaatttttggttgaaaaatgaaaaaggttaAGTCATTTCGGTGTTtctgtgaactgttacgatagtaaaaacttgccgcataacaattataaaaatatttaatttccataaaaattatttttattagataaataccTTTATTCTAATGAAGTACGATAAAAACACGCAtgaagagttcataaacggtagtatcgtttataatttaaagcataatctattaataataaatatttatcatgtaaatattttttgacgacgtcattGGTAAAGATGAAAGAAGAAAGTACAGcccttgtgtcggtggaatcagcAATGCGATCGaacggcgttgcgatgttgttgcctttttctctaatatatgtcatctacattcatttaactctaaatgttgacttctttatagagtatcttatcatattttatgaaaaaaaaatcatattttattaaaaaagaaacgtATTGTCTTGCACCTGTCAAAATGTGACAAATTTGTATGATATTATcaagtgtgtttttttgcatttgtatataagcatttggcatcattgcattaGAGATGCtacaagcaaacaaactgcccatagttcaaCGGCAATACTAactctagcctttcaatgttctaagcttatGATTGACAAGACATATTTCTAACGTTCAACTACTGCCAACTAGTTTAATTATGTGTTTAACTGTTGTCAATTTATCGGGGAGGATCTTTATTGCAAGTTATTGGATAAACGGGGGATAGGTTTATTAAGGAAACAAGAGATTGCGGGAAATTCTGATGGTTGAAGTTTGCTTACCACTATAATAAGTTAAATGTGAGATAAAACAAGCAAGGTATTGAGACAAATTGGTGTTGTTGAATGCTCTTGCTTCAGTATAGGTTAAAATCACGATTAGGGAATTCAAAGGGTAAACGAGTGTTACTGAACTGATGATAGGTGCAACTAGAATTTTCAGTATTTTGAAAATAGTGGTGGCTTGGTATTCAACTGCGGCAAATCAAGGTCTCTCAAGGGGTATGTTTCCTTTATCTTACCCATTTCCGTCAATGAGCTTGTTTACTACTATGGATGCTATGGCGCTATAGTTTTGTTGAGTTGTAATTGGGAATTTGAAAAAGacagttttgtttttgtaagccaTATATAAGTGcctcattaaaattttaatggttcataacattaaaaattcgtTTCCTTAAAAATTCGGTTCCAAATTACCATGGACCAACATTAATACTTCTACGAAACGCAAGATCTTCCGCAAAACCACAGGCATTGAAAATATTCAGTAGAATCCGACTTTCAAAAGAATTTGGCCTTTCATGGACCATAACAAATTTTGCCTAGCGGCGAGCTAGGAGCTAAATGGTAAACAACTCTAGATAACGACTGAATGAACCCTAGGAAGACGATAATTTTCACCTACAAATGTAGAGCGATGAGACACATTTATGGATGAATATGTCAACAaccaaaattattgaatttggGACATTACCAATCCACACAAGTCAATATTTGGTTCACACATACTTGCCGAATTCTTCACAAGGCTAACGGCATCTGGTTTCAATAGAGCATCTCATGCTCCGGAGTGGATGCTACCGAGATCATGCGATTTGACTCAGTTAGATATTTTATTCGTCAGGTTTTCTCAAATCGCAAATCTATGAAAATAAGCCCTCAAACAACAACACAGCAGCTCTCAAAGCCAACATAATCCATGCAATTTGTTTCGCGACTAATCTTTAATCTAAATGAATCTTGtcaatagtttaaaatatttccggTATTGTGTTTTATTTGATACTATTGACACCAGCACTTAGGTGCCTTCTAGTATCGGAAGCTGTACTGCTTAACTAATAATCCATGAAGAAGGAAGTGCCTCGTTTAATTTCGATTAAGCTTCATACATTTCACTTAATTGATAAAAGGAATATATACTTACCCAAACCCTATAAACGTTAACAATCCTATAGTAATTACACTTTTCTGGGTCGATATGCCAAGACCATGATGGATAAGGGTCTAATACGTGAGTCTCATTTCGACCAGGCTCTGTGGTATTAATCACCCCCAAACTGGCTGGCGTTCCCTTCAGTTGCCTTCTGGGGACTGTTATGAAATATCGGTCTTGTTGTGTCTTCgctatgcataaaaaaatacactattaactaatacaaaatgaaaaatactaaaacatTAGGTAGTAAACATGGGTCGTCGTTCCGTTAGTGTATTCTAAGTACCGTGGAGCagctatttattataaatttattataaatgaacTCACACTTTTCTTCGGGTGAGTTTGGTTGTACGGGTTTGGATAGAATTAGGCTATGCAACTCACCCGATTCTATTTCGAAGGCATTGCTTGTATTTCCTGAAGCAATTCTATTTCCTTCAACACCATCCGCCATGTTGGGTTGCtgccattattttaaataaaaaaaagagtagCGCTGAGCTCTGCACATCAATGACGATGGAGATAACCGTTTTTAACACTTCGACTAACTCACCAAAATATGCGTTTAGCTGCTGAATCACAGTAGAATAaacttagttttattaaaaatttccacATACCACAAAAGCTTACTTCTGGATAAATCAGTTAGATAGCTTGTGGTAGTTGATCTTTCGGCGAACATCTTACCAGGTTCTGCGGAATATTTATAGTCTAACCCTAAAGATGCAAAGATTTTGTTAGGTTTTCTGTATACTGAATGGCCCAAGATTAGGTCTGGTTTTCAAGGTTAACCAAGAAAAGAAGACTTTCAAGATTGACCTGATTGAAAGAACGCAGTTCGCCATTTTGGGTTACTGCCAATACTTTAAATAAGAGAGTAGAGTAGAAGTGCTGCCgtttctttatataaaaaacgaGAGTAAAACAGAACTGTACACGGCAATGGTGCAGAATTGTGAAATGTTTTTAACATGCCaactaaccaataaaaatatggcTTTTGGTGTTGAAGCCACAGTGGAAACTCAGTTTTAATAGAAACTTCCACAATTGAAGTTTATACTTTTGGATTGAACAGGTTGCTAAGTTGATGTTTCATCGATTACCGTGCCAAATTCTGTAAAATAAGGCCTGAACCTGAAGATGCAAAGATTCCATTGAAATTTTCCTGTATACTTTTGATGAGGAGGGGAGTCTTCAATTGTTCCACAACCGGATACTTAGATGATTAGAATTTAGATAAGCGATAAAATGACTAAGAGAATCATCAACAGACAAAGATATCATCAACATATCGTTCCCAGAATTTTGGCTTTGACTAAGTTCTTTTATTGATGGAGGATATAGGCTTTAACAGGATCAAGAGGAGAATCCATTGTAGTAACACTTATCCGTTATGACATGTTCCGTTGTATTGAAAATATGTCTCAGGAAAGACATTTTCGAGTAGCCATAATAAATCTGAAAGTAGATCCCAAAAATTTACTCCTCCAGTATAGCCTGTATAGCTGTTACATGAAttaagggtctgctggacaagtggacttTCCGAAATAGAAGAGAAGCACCTGGCATGAGACAGGCCAAGAAACACATCCTCTGGCCTCTTGGCCTGTCTCACCAGACAACTACTGAGCTTAAAAAGACGCGTATTTAAGAAGATTGTTTCAGACCAtaggtattgcggacaacccggaatgccgatggtgtgGGAAGAGGATAAAACTGTAAACACGTTACCGGAgggtgcccagcactcacgggTGCTAGGTTTAAATAGGTAAAGGTAAGCTGTATGTGCCAAAAAACCATGGCTGACGGCTgaagtttaatgaaaaatataaggATTACATCAAGAAGTTTGAAAACAATTCGCAGGTTTCTAACTACAAGGCAATAAGTGTTTTGGGATCTATGTTCATTCTTTTTGAGCGttgcttttgattttttttctactagTTTAAAAGACCATTTTATTGATCAGCAATATTATTgatcttaaaaatcatttaacagAACCTCTGCTCGAGCATGGCTTTCAGGCGCATTCACTGTATACGGATCTTTTGAAGGCCTTTGACCGAGTGAACCTTGTGGTATTTTTACATACCTCAAAAAGGTATGTGGCTTAAAATTGCAATCTGATTTCGAATTCCTTGTACATTAgtgctatttatttatttttgatcgTAATTGGCATCCATTCTTAAGGACTGTTAGTACGCTAAGTACTAAGTCCTTACAAAAATCGGCTCTTGCTAAACGTTGTAATTCCCCCGGGGAGGGTcggggtagaatagccctccggtacgctctgcctgtcgtaaaaggcgactaaaagagcaacccctttggtggtagatgttgtccacttgcatcgcccggttcaataccaccacataggacttaggcggcgtgaagtgctTCCAtcgaactcacgtttcgccgccatgtcgatgtgtccggtttccaaaggggaaatgaaaatgaaaagttaatgcatgatggcgccctcacgaccaaaactttctggaggtaaactcgcctcccattcggatctccgggcggaggctggtcgggggggtccatgaggcggatcaaaaagcctaaaaatcaatttctgcaacatcagaggcctaaacaccaatattaatgcagtacaccaacacgtgcaatcaaataagcctcacattctggcattggcagaaacaaaggtgaaaccttcaacaacaaatgttcacctcatttatcctggatacgatctacacacccgatttcgactaaactttggattggcagtatttgtcaagaacgatttgagttgtcagcgggaggaaacgcttgaacctgcggacttcgacgtcatgtggttcaaaataatagccagtggtgccacgaaatttatctgctgtatctacagaccaccaagcgacacccaatatagacggctctttttgaacctggttgattgcattaaccatctgcaaattgactacccaagcgcagaaatcatcgtcatgggtaattttaacgttcacaatatcaactggctgcgcttctgcaacaagaacgacgatgaaggacgagaagctgagctgtttgccaccatatgcgggcttacgcagcttgtggaggaacttaccagaatccccgatcgagacggcgagttcgcgagtttCCTAGATCtagtcttggcttcagaccctgactcgtacacagtatcagtacatgccccctaggaacatcggaccacaaattgataacagtctcttgccagttggaggttaaaacgcaggatcctccgatgccgcggaaggtatggcactataaatcagcagagtggaaccatcttcggaaattttatcgctcattcccttggaaagaagtctgctttagaaccaataacatcttagaatgtgcaaaccaaattacagagacgatcttggcaggaatggaagcttatatccctttttctactaaatgcggatcaaacaacaagcaatggttcaacctgaattgcaaaaaggcagtaaacactaaaaacgcagcatatcgcaaatggcgtcaacatccttccatcgaaaatcgcaGGAAcattttagcctccagaaatagctgcaagcgaattattgatgaattcaaagagagtcacaacaacaggatcaaaaacaaactgctaaactgcccaaatggaacaagatctttctggtcggtatcgaaagccgttagtcaaggatttgctaagtcggccttgccacccctaacagcagatgatggttctatcgcggtaacagcaagggaaaaatgccaacttactgggtaaactcttcgcgtccaattctactctgcactcgcaaggcaaaacaccgccatatttgccaagggtgaattcatcgatgggagaaatttcgtttccccaacgaattataaataaaattcttaaaagcgtagacaccaacaaagcttctggacccgatggaattccagccctaatactaaaacgttgtgcagacgaattgactcctcccttatgtagactgttcacggcatcgtataagcagggccaatttccaacaagctggaaaactgctcgagtgcaagctgtacccaagaagggtaagaagacgatgccctccaattaccgcccgattgcaccaGTTCCAGTAATAttgaagattatggagaaagcagtcaaccaacaactgttaagatatctggaatcatctggactaatcagcgatcatcaatacggcttccgaaagcttagatccaccggcgatcttctggcctacgtcacacacttgtgaacggaggccatggagaagctcggcgagtcccgctcagtcgctcttgacatttccaaggcatttgacagagtgtggcatgagggactactaacaaAGCTCTCCttaatcggcatacaaaactcattatttaattggatcaaaagttttcttgaacaacgaacaatccaagtagccgtcgatggatacctctccgacaaatttaacattaacgctggagtccctcaagcatgcattctatcccccacccttttcttggtatatatcaacgatttgctaggaaccactgtcaatccaatctacagctttgcggacgatagcacacttatttccacatttaagtccgccaaaccaacgacagccgtaagttctcagaatcttaggcagcaacaagtagcttcaaccaacaacgatattagagcaatcttggagtggggcgataacaatttggtcaattttaacgctaaaaaaacgcaggctgcagtatttacgatgaagactaaccttggtggcccggagctggttatggcagggaaaacattgccaatgaaatcatctttacatcttctaggagtcgaggtcaccaacagtgtgtcctggcatgttcacgttgccgaggtcgccagggcggcttccaaaaaactcggagtgctcttcaaaacgaaaaaactgtatacaccagaacagctgctgactctttataaggctcaaatacgcccttccctcgagtattgctcgcatgtctggagcacCCAAGCATaatttaaacctgctggattctatacagaagagagctattcgtcttatcgacaaaccagaactgacaaagagtctggatagtctggagcacaggagaaaggtggctgatctctgtttattccaccgttattatcacggtaagtgctcctctgagctggcaggcctgattccacccagggctgttccggcaagaagcacgcgtctagcagttgcggctcatcaacatcgagtccacctgcctaccccaaggacgtcgctgtatcgggactcattcatctggagaacatcttctttgtggaacgggcttccacctcacacatttcccgacgcatacaacctacagcgattcaagataaatgcccacaaatatctttgcgcaagcaccactccaagagtgacataggactttcctcttgtgcatgtgtttaccataaaaaaaaaaaaaaaaaaaaaaaaaaatttcttaattcatccaccattaaattatttaacatgttTTCTGAAATGTCTGTCTCGTCTGTCCAATTTCATTCTTTAATTGAAAACCTATTTAATTGGGTAAATATAACTTTACCCAATTAGAGATATTGAAAGATTTAGGCTTTTACTTTTCAAAAGAGCTAAGAGgaacaaaaaatatatcagGGGTATCTATTGTTAACACCAAAAATTTGAGATAAATAGGCTTTCTCCTAAACTGAATTGCTTATTCAGTTACTTACCATGATATGTGTATTGTGCGTCCACAGGTCGAATTATATCAATTCGAAAACTGCCATTTTTTATGGCTTCGGTACGTTCAGCTTCGCTCGGAAATTGATATTCGACTCGGTGCCATTGGTGAAGAAACTCAAAATAGTAGTCTTTTGTATCGTCTTCTATAGCATAGATTTGTAccaataaagcaataaaaattggccaaactaaaaaaaattagaagtaaaaaataatcataattttcTAGATCTGGTActgccttagaacattgaatatgCTAGAATAAACTGCTTTGCATCCAAAGCAGCcagaattatataataaattaagttatataataaattattataattagcagaaactgagtTGTATTCTTTATTGTAAAGCAAAAGTAAGAGCGAAACtcatttaataaacaaaattattttgtactatatttacactaaacactaataatagtaaatatattataataatagggtgccatgaatgcgttgaaagttttagtttttaaatcgtttagacacctatttaaaatgtccaaaccattaattttggcatttactttatttttttaaatagcacattattggaaacaaccacttttgaaatgctgtttctttttcccaataatttgatgattattttttaaatcggttgataaataagcccataagccCGGTGTCAATGATGTGATCCTTCTAGGGTATCATATTATAAAAGACGGCGTATTTGTGAAGTATCTATTAAGTATTGGataccaaaatattatttaatttaaaatatattattataatctagcaaatttattgattattcaAACCTGAAATGCCGCAAAATTAATGTgtgcaaaaatgaaaatagtgtCTGGTTGATATCCAGCGatcaaatcgagaacgcagcatatgtcgtttgccagcaacataATTATTTACAGTCGGCGCccaatattatttaatcaatataacgCCCGTATGTTCTGGAAATCCAAAggagttttaatattttttttgtctagatattaacaattgATAACTAAATCGGTTTATAGTGGGTATAAACCGCGACAAACtaaggaaattaattaaaagattaacttccaaaggatttgaattaaagtttttctgtaatatataataaatatctaaatggatttgagatggttgcaaacctctgcaaacgaaagttttttgattaaaaattattgagtaaGACTTTTATAAATGGCTATAACTGCCAAACGATATGGATacaacttttccttatagcCGTTAGGAGTTACATAGccccttatattttttaacatctaataattcattaattttttaccaaaacacttttgtttgtagaggtttgcaaccatctaaaatgcgtttagatatttattatacaaaaaaggttaattca
This window encodes:
- the LOC126733442 gene encoding major royal jelly protein 1-like isoform X3, giving the protein MFWPIFIALLVQIYAIEDDTKDYYFEFLHQWHRVEYQFPSEAERTEAIKNGSFRIDIIRPVDAQYTYHAKTQQDRYFITVPRRQLKGTPASLGVINTTEPGRNETHVLDPYPSWSWHIDPEKCNYYRIVNVYRVWADECSRLWVMDNAKLDDGVLCPPQILVFDLETDTLIFKYELPYEQYQNESFYLTPIAEVESMEDNCKKTWLYVADPIAPRLLVYNLEKNVSWTIQDETFKPVPKYEKYTIAGDTFYSPNGIVSLALSPKCDPPGKRKLYYHSMSDVRQFWVYIKYLKNPDNFKTPYGSPQLFYTYPTKLDQQTSVEAVDCKGIMYFGLLTDILLVKWDPNTPYSKENFVVIADNKTAMQFPTSVKVVPHNGTEYLYVFPTANQRYPKPLDADKVNFRLFRTKL